The proteins below are encoded in one region of Sphingobium yanoikuyae:
- a CDS encoding conjugal transfer protein TraH codes for MECNPHRLNRRAAAFLLFLVVASCGHAVPAHAQSWAESWFDNVTYTSPGSFEDQTRGYVTAGGMSGRVDVHDDYLMSLTLPKVKAGCGGIDMFLGGMSFLDPEYLVEKLETILQAAPAVAFQYLLETLDEKMGNIISKMEAATNYLNSIQVNDCRLANRMVQIAKGDDNMSGILEEMTGYKSIREGYANSWQQSREKLQANKGNPTEDLKDALENCPAEVTEIFKTGSLLAHAAARVGASDWAGVMRARVGDVYMRWDANDKAPIFSAIPACPHQDTESADDFLTGRVPTRALNVPATAADCSVNGAGRGALVLAREKMESVAAKIRTRSALTSEEKQFVANVRTLPVYRLLEWGVRQGLTDSVIADTDELVALTLAYQMLNDLTRSIDFALQNAERGVTTAGAADSANTNVCQTRILTKGIEQLRELRDEVLRQRAQMRQSYMAAMNQANLSASYAGVVRQRDRDARDAAGANANRNR; via the coding sequence ATGGAATGTAATCCACACCGTCTGAACCGTCGCGCTGCGGCCTTCCTGCTCTTCCTGGTGGTCGCATCGTGCGGCCACGCGGTTCCCGCCCATGCGCAGAGCTGGGCAGAAAGCTGGTTCGACAATGTCACCTACACCTCGCCGGGAAGCTTCGAGGACCAGACCCGCGGCTATGTGACCGCGGGCGGGATGTCGGGCCGGGTCGATGTCCATGACGACTATCTCATGAGCCTGACGCTCCCCAAGGTGAAGGCGGGCTGCGGCGGCATCGACATGTTCCTTGGCGGCATGTCGTTCCTCGATCCGGAATATCTCGTCGAAAAGCTGGAGACGATCCTCCAGGCGGCGCCGGCGGTCGCCTTCCAGTATCTCCTGGAAACCCTCGACGAGAAGATGGGGAATATCATCTCGAAGATGGAGGCAGCGACCAATTACCTGAACTCGATCCAGGTGAACGACTGCCGCCTCGCCAACCGCATGGTGCAGATCGCCAAGGGCGACGACAACATGTCGGGGATCCTCGAGGAGATGACCGGCTACAAGTCGATCCGCGAGGGCTATGCCAACAGCTGGCAGCAGAGCCGCGAGAAGCTCCAGGCGAACAAGGGCAATCCGACCGAAGACCTGAAGGACGCGCTCGAGAATTGCCCGGCGGAAGTGACCGAGATCTTCAAGACCGGCTCGCTCCTCGCGCATGCCGCCGCCCGGGTCGGCGCTTCGGACTGGGCGGGCGTCATGCGGGCCCGGGTCGGCGACGTCTACATGCGCTGGGATGCGAACGACAAGGCGCCGATCTTCTCGGCCATTCCCGCCTGCCCGCATCAGGACACCGAAAGCGCCGACGATTTCCTGACCGGGCGTGTACCGACCCGTGCGCTCAACGTTCCCGCCACCGCCGCGGATTGCTCGGTGAACGGCGCCGGTCGCGGCGCGCTGGTACTGGCGCGCGAGAAGATGGAATCGGTCGCCGCCAAGATCCGCACCCGCTCGGCGCTGACGAGCGAGGAGAAGCAGTTTGTCGCCAACGTGCGGACCCTGCCGGTCTATCGCCTGCTCGAATGGGGTGTTCGCCAGGGCCTTACCGACAGCGTCATCGCCGACACCGACGAACTGGTGGCGCTCACCCTCGCCTACCAGATGCTCAATGACCTGACCCGCTCGATCGACTTCGCCCTCCAGAACGCCGAGCGCGGCGTCACTACGGCGGGCGCGGCGGACTCGGCGAATACGAACGTGTGCCAGACGCGCATCCTCACCAAGGGCATCGAGCAGCTTCGCGAACTGCGTGACGAGGTGCTGCGCCAGCGCGCGCAGATGCGCCAGTCCTACATGGCCGCGATGAACCAGGCGAACCTCTCCGCCAGCTATGCCGGTGTCGTGCGCCAGCGTGACCGCGACGCCCGCGATGCCGCGGGCGCCAACGCCAATCGTAACCGGTGA
- a CDS encoding conjugal transfer protein TraF produces the protein MRRRLALAAALFLPTQAALAQAAGRTGPQSGSRGYWWYQAPPKVEKAKEEKPDPDALVKPVIPPMAELATWTPPKIRTLIEQQRDYAATVLTVEAVSDFWRLQDFARRKARAFAGVTQLAMLTHPELNARAANPMVGEARDVLGAQKDQLRRQYLRAKAGEFALVMFARASCGYCRVQWPIVQRFQDEMGWQVSLMDLDRKPELGQRFGVEVTPTTMVIRRNSAQRMVIAAGVETYPNIAQMAYQAVRLLSGDIRPEQWLTAAGEEDGFFDALANGPVSSTDPRVIGGDLVDAREPRP, from the coding sequence GTGAGGCGGCGGCTTGCCCTCGCCGCGGCCCTTTTTCTGCCCACCCAGGCAGCGCTGGCGCAGGCGGCCGGGCGTACCGGCCCGCAAAGTGGCAGCCGCGGCTACTGGTGGTATCAGGCGCCGCCCAAGGTCGAGAAGGCCAAGGAGGAGAAGCCCGATCCGGACGCGCTGGTAAAACCGGTGATCCCGCCAATGGCGGAACTGGCGACCTGGACGCCGCCGAAGATCCGCACGCTGATAGAACAGCAGCGCGACTATGCCGCGACCGTGCTTACCGTCGAGGCCGTATCGGATTTCTGGCGGCTGCAGGATTTCGCACGGCGCAAGGCCCGCGCTTTCGCAGGGGTCACCCAGCTCGCCATGCTCACACATCCCGAGCTCAATGCGAGGGCGGCGAACCCGATGGTCGGCGAGGCGCGCGATGTGCTCGGCGCGCAGAAGGACCAACTGCGCCGGCAGTATCTGCGCGCCAAGGCGGGAGAATTCGCGCTCGTCATGTTCGCGCGCGCGTCCTGCGGCTACTGCCGCGTGCAGTGGCCGATCGTCCAGCGTTTCCAGGACGAGATGGGCTGGCAGGTCAGCCTCATGGATCTCGACCGCAAGCCTGAGCTCGGGCAGCGTTTCGGGGTGGAGGTGACACCGACGACCATGGTCATCCGCCGGAACAGCGCCCAGCGCATGGTCATCGCCGCCGGCGTCGAGACTTACCCCAACATCGCGCAGATGGCCTACCAGGCGGTCCGGCTGCTCAGCGGCGATATCCGCCCCGAGCAGTGGCTGACCGCTGCGGGCGAGGAAGACGGCTTCTTCGATGCGCTCGCCAACGGTCCGGTCTCCTCGACCGATCCGCGCGTGATCGGCGGCGATCTCGTCGATGCACGGGAGCCGCGGCCATGA
- a CDS encoding S26 family signal peptidase yields MLSLAWRAGKRLWREAMDLPLRAAVALGASGLGQPARPEQLFKAYGIVLPIGLFAWWAMPHMTLVMTTSIDAWVVHRAPGPIGRGDLVSFMLSDPVAGPRPVNVTKYALCMPGEPIVMIEKTVRLGQPGNGWYYCHGRLMGVSKPVGRGGKALTHWRPGVTHIPDGMIFVGSKHPDGYDSRYYGPVAIDRLTRMEKLL; encoded by the coding sequence ATGCTCTCGCTCGCCTGGCGCGCCGGTAAGCGGCTCTGGCGCGAGGCCATGGATCTGCCGCTGCGCGCCGCCGTGGCGCTCGGCGCCAGTGGCCTTGGCCAGCCGGCGCGGCCCGAGCAGCTGTTCAAAGCCTACGGTATCGTCCTCCCGATCGGTCTCTTCGCCTGGTGGGCGATGCCGCACATGACGCTGGTGATGACCACGTCGATCGATGCCTGGGTGGTGCATCGCGCGCCCGGCCCGATCGGGCGCGGCGATCTCGTATCGTTCATGTTGTCAGACCCGGTGGCGGGTCCCAGACCGGTAAATGTCACCAAATATGCGCTTTGCATGCCGGGCGAGCCGATCGTCATGATCGAGAAGACCGTTCGCCTGGGCCAGCCCGGCAATGGCTGGTACTATTGCCACGGTCGCCTGATGGGCGTCAGCAAGCCGGTCGGCCGCGGCGGCAAGGCGCTGACGCACTGGCGCCCGGGCGTCACGCACATTCCCGATGGCATGATCTTCGTCGGCTCGAAACATCCCGATGGATATGACAGCCGCTATTACGGGCCGGTCGCGATCGATCGTCTGACGCGGATGGAGAAGCTGCTGTGA
- a CDS encoding type-F conjugative transfer system pilin assembly protein TrbC, which translates to MATVAEANEPPVATEQAQHKNARTRIEDHGADAMERVKRAAGKAKDRTIPSPVLPTKPDTATQRRAFEGLRRRKTDPAMVKRAEGDVAAAREALAAERETAGRRVAQALGLEQPEAAALAGVVSAGGETRWVPVLFVSSTMPVATLRTYAGQLERAGGVMAFRGMPGGMRKVAPMAKLSAAILRIDPGCEGPGCAMRNVQLIVDPLVFRQHGVTRVPALAMVPGDPTQPYCERDEAAPRAPHLVFGDAALDGLLEEYGRLGGGEEVRDALARLARR; encoded by the coding sequence TTGGCGACCGTCGCAGAGGCTAACGAGCCGCCGGTTGCGACTGAACAGGCACAGCACAAAAACGCCCGCACACGGATCGAGGACCATGGCGCGGACGCGATGGAGCGCGTAAAGCGCGCAGCCGGCAAGGCGAAGGACCGCACCATCCCCTCGCCCGTTCTGCCGACGAAGCCGGACACCGCCACGCAGCGGCGCGCTTTCGAAGGGCTTCGCCGCCGCAAGACGGATCCCGCCATGGTCAAACGCGCGGAAGGAGACGTCGCGGCCGCGCGCGAAGCGCTCGCCGCCGAGCGGGAAACGGCCGGTCGCCGGGTCGCGCAGGCGCTGGGACTCGAGCAGCCCGAAGCCGCGGCTCTGGCCGGCGTGGTCTCCGCTGGTGGTGAGACGCGCTGGGTGCCGGTGCTGTTCGTGTCGTCCACCATGCCGGTCGCGACGCTGCGGACTTATGCGGGCCAACTTGAGCGTGCCGGCGGCGTCATGGCGTTTCGGGGAATGCCAGGCGGGATGCGGAAGGTCGCGCCGATGGCGAAATTGTCGGCGGCGATCCTGCGCATCGATCCGGGCTGCGAAGGGCCCGGCTGCGCGATGCGTAACGTGCAGCTGATCGTCGATCCGCTGGTCTTCCGCCAGCATGGCGTCACCCGGGTGCCGGCACTGGCGATGGTCCCCGGCGATCCCACCCAGCCCTATTGCGAGCGCGACGAAGCGGCCCCGCGCGCGCCGCATCTCGTGTTCGGCGACGCGGCGCTTGACGGGCTGCTCGAGGAATATGGCCGCCTCGGCGGCGGAGAGGAGGTGCGGGATGCTCTCGCTCGCCTGGCGCGCCGGTAA
- the traN gene encoding conjugal transfer protein TraN, translating into MLLMTGVLVFPAGAAAQQLCAVDLDGNGDAADEGETAACHLTASGGWMCPIGQTTCEADTAGALHCPLGDQYACEVPASGGAAACSANTCIDTSANPVVEDAALDDPGVEADGGVDAGGNCLGTIEIFSGRAARCRPAGLSTTFQNCCKDKGKIVKDGMGGSISSISTKIAVAKGVFTGLKAAYTAFKAGATASQAASAGANAIIVGLDPTSIAISLAVNFMIEVLLQGCDQEDMEVGMLRGSGMCHEVGSYCSSKILGICVQKAKGHCCFNTKLGRIIQEQGRPQLKSFAEKGWGTAKKPYCRGFTAEEFQALDFSRMDLSEYYEEIEARAQSEIQIDMKDKIDAYLQTISN; encoded by the coding sequence ATGCTGCTTATGACCGGCGTGCTGGTGTTTCCCGCAGGCGCGGCCGCGCAGCAGCTTTGCGCCGTTGATCTCGACGGCAACGGCGATGCGGCCGACGAAGGCGAAACGGCCGCCTGCCATCTGACCGCTTCGGGTGGATGGATGTGCCCGATCGGCCAGACGACGTGCGAGGCGGACACGGCAGGCGCGCTCCACTGCCCGCTCGGCGATCAATACGCATGCGAGGTTCCCGCGAGCGGCGGCGCGGCCGCCTGCTCGGCCAACACCTGCATCGACACCAGCGCCAATCCTGTCGTCGAGGACGCGGCGCTCGACGATCCCGGGGTCGAGGCCGACGGCGGCGTCGATGCGGGCGGCAATTGCCTGGGTACGATCGAGATCTTTTCGGGCCGCGCCGCGCGCTGTCGCCCCGCAGGTCTCAGCACCACGTTCCAGAACTGCTGCAAGGACAAGGGGAAGATCGTCAAGGACGGCATGGGCGGTTCGATCTCGTCGATCTCGACCAAGATCGCCGTCGCCAAGGGCGTCTTCACGGGGCTTAAAGCGGCTTACACCGCCTTCAAGGCGGGGGCGACCGCGAGCCAGGCGGCAAGCGCGGGCGCCAATGCGATCATCGTCGGCCTCGATCCCACCTCGATCGCGATCAGCCTTGCCGTCAATTTCATGATCGAGGTGCTGCTGCAGGGCTGCGACCAGGAGGACATGGAAGTAGGCATGCTGCGCGGCTCGGGAATGTGCCACGAGGTGGGCAGCTATTGCTCCTCGAAGATCCTCGGCATCTGCGTGCAGAAGGCGAAAGGCCACTGCTGCTTCAACACCAAGCTTGGCCGCATCATCCAGGAACAGGGACGGCCCCAGCTCAAGAGCTTCGCCGAGAAGGGCTGGGGCACGGCGAAGAAGCCTTACTGCCGCGGGTTCACCGCGGAAGAATTCCAGGCGCTCGATTTCAGCAGGATGGATCTCTCGGAATATTACGAGGAGATCGAAGCGCGCGCCCAGAGCGAAATCCAGATCGACATGAAGGACAAGATCGATGCCTATTTGCAGACGATCAGCAACTAG
- a CDS encoding TraU family protein, whose protein sequence is MKLLSLRRLLALGCGFAALAVAAPAHASKCEAGTAFNPITKVRWNCIFPITIGGVKVGPSEPLGKALDAQSASKPLCACRKGVTFWFGVKVSFWSPNRMVDVVTEPGCMMALGADIMPTGGKLQGSQSSLADGTNTRKMFAQMHYYISPVWKMLDMFTDLPCIEDDGFDVALITEVLPTWQSATLGAIIQPEAILFGNPAAGLACMADSAAAAAGKVVDPLFWCMGSWGATYPVAGDIHFGDSVEAWAGLAARGLFMMGRLGALTISSADGCSFIPQPVWTKSRYKFQLMEPVKGGSCVNVGRPGALWTSAKHAPGKDNAQFMLFEKTICCAGVSTP, encoded by the coding sequence ATGAAACTATTGTCGCTTCGCAGATTGCTCGCGCTGGGTTGCGGCTTTGCCGCACTGGCGGTCGCGGCTCCCGCCCATGCGTCCAAATGCGAAGCGGGCACGGCGTTCAACCCGATCACCAAGGTGCGCTGGAACTGCATCTTCCCGATCACCATCGGCGGCGTGAAGGTCGGCCCCAGTGAACCGCTCGGCAAGGCGCTCGACGCCCAGTCGGCCTCCAAGCCGCTCTGCGCCTGTCGCAAGGGCGTGACCTTCTGGTTCGGGGTGAAAGTCAGCTTCTGGTCGCCGAACAGGATGGTCGATGTGGTGACCGAACCGGGCTGCATGATGGCGCTCGGCGCGGACATCATGCCGACGGGCGGCAAGCTGCAGGGGAGCCAGAGCAGCCTCGCCGACGGCACCAACACGCGCAAGATGTTCGCGCAGATGCACTACTACATCTCGCCGGTCTGGAAGATGCTCGACATGTTCACCGACCTGCCGTGCATCGAGGACGACGGCTTCGACGTCGCCCTCATCACCGAAGTCCTGCCAACCTGGCAATCGGCAACGCTCGGCGCGATCATCCAGCCCGAGGCGATCCTGTTCGGCAATCCGGCCGCGGGACTTGCCTGCATGGCCGACAGCGCTGCGGCAGCCGCGGGCAAGGTCGTCGATCCGCTGTTCTGGTGCATGGGCTCGTGGGGCGCAACCTATCCGGTTGCGGGCGACATTCATTTCGGGGACAGCGTCGAGGCCTGGGCGGGACTTGCCGCGCGCGGCCTCTTCATGATGGGGAGGCTCGGCGCGCTCACAATCAGTTCGGCCGACGGCTGCTCCTTCATCCCCCAACCGGTGTGGACCAAGAGCCGCTACAAGTTCCAGTTGATGGAGCCGGTCAAGGGCGGCAGCTGCGTCAATGTCGGCCGGCCCGGTGCGCTCTGGACCAGCGCGAAGCACGCGCCAGGCAAGGACAACGCCCAGTTCATGCTCTTTGAAAAGACGATCTGCTGCGCGGGAGTATCGACGCCGTGA
- a CDS encoding conjugal transfer protein TraW, which yields MYALATLTLPFATSTAALAETSTIGRTWPIAEPDALREIEGQAARVPEMTRAFGPRERWSAMKAASLGIAHADRTRTVVPFYTLDQDIRLPEGKLLYAKGYSFNPLAYVSLPQRLIVVHPRELDWALRTARPADFILLAAGGPGDADVITLGERHGRALFLLEERVKARLGLTVAPVIVAQDGQKLVLTEVDRRKTDRSAVR from the coding sequence GTGTACGCGCTGGCGACGCTGACCCTTCCCTTCGCGACCTCGACAGCGGCCCTTGCGGAGACCAGCACCATCGGTCGGACCTGGCCGATCGCAGAACCCGACGCGCTGCGCGAGATCGAGGGCCAGGCGGCGCGCGTTCCCGAAATGACGAGGGCCTTCGGCCCGCGCGAGCGCTGGTCGGCGATGAAGGCGGCGTCGCTCGGAATTGCCCACGCGGATCGGACCCGCACGGTGGTCCCTTTCTATACGCTCGACCAGGATATCCGCCTGCCAGAGGGCAAGCTGCTCTATGCCAAGGGCTACAGCTTCAACCCGCTCGCCTACGTGTCGCTGCCCCAGCGGCTGATCGTCGTGCATCCGCGCGAGCTTGACTGGGCGCTACGCACCGCAAGACCGGCCGATTTCATCCTGCTTGCAGCAGGAGGCCCCGGTGATGCCGATGTGATCACCCTGGGCGAACGGCACGGCCGCGCGCTGTTCCTACTCGAAGAACGCGTCAAGGCGCGGCTCGGCCTGACCGTCGCGCCGGTGATCGTCGCGCAGGACGGCCAGAAGCTCGTGCTTACCGAAGTCGACAGGCGCAAAACCGACCGGAGCGCAGTGCGATGA
- a CDS encoding TraC family protein, giving the protein MSARNTRGGLSYQRLRATVTRDAYSDFLPMLAWVEEEEAFLCIDDGWGQAWELVPAAYMFAHVQQALLGLLNIHFPEGTVLQLITFADPLIDPALDAYLDLKVRPDPLVQASARRTADYLRAGTRGLASLHGIPVRDFRLFLAVKTRVKLGADLRRQVEEQLAKMGIRRLPPSELVSFYRRIFNGVFASAPGVFLQDGVGGMPAPSVARQIIEAGPDLFFEGPEVFLGNQVARCLTPKAPARRITAERANRLMGGMRGSAEDSDQIGGPFLSCLSVLFDHSQFEIHKRAQILSAQKAAGSFAVEVGKQIEEIGWILDEASNSRFVAVIPTMWVLGRDSAHARDMAARAKRLWESEPLPFMVQEESYLLPVLLAASLPFGLYPEKRTMKLLERDFRMPVKAATLMAPVQTDFRGGGRPALLYVGRKGQLITLDLFDPRINNYNFIVSAESGAGKSFLLNNLCQQYYAQGALIRIIDIGGSYRKLCTLCSGRYIDIGEERLVLNPFDMGLALDGEDKQSAIAMAVAIVAEMANAATRKPVTTSQWNLLKSAVQWTVDGGRGEDGIDAVREWLGRYPENAVSDLDRVEHLVPVARELAFNLRDFGSGGAYGHFFNGPSTFDIRSDEFVVLELERLKALPDLFNVIVMVVVNAVTQELYLSDRGRPRFVLCDEAAQFMTRSDGQDLSRLAEAFGQGYRRARKYQGSFGIVLQSMNDLTLFGGTGQVILENAATKFLLQGSTYDKAVDNKILDYSGFVLDLLKSVRNAKPNYSEVFIDSPLGLGIARLVVDPFSYWINTSAPGEVAAFEALLRAGRSPLEAVCELAGVDPVQILGDAGGRERCWDGQSDGASA; this is encoded by the coding sequence ATGAGCGCGCGAAATACACGGGGCGGCCTCAGCTACCAGCGCCTGCGCGCGACGGTGACGCGCGATGCCTATTCCGACTTCCTGCCGATGCTGGCCTGGGTCGAGGAGGAAGAGGCGTTCCTGTGCATCGACGATGGCTGGGGCCAGGCCTGGGAGCTCGTTCCCGCCGCCTACATGTTCGCCCATGTCCAGCAGGCGCTGCTCGGACTGCTCAACATCCATTTCCCCGAAGGGACGGTGCTGCAACTCATCACCTTCGCCGATCCGCTGATAGACCCCGCGCTCGACGCCTATCTCGACCTCAAGGTCCGGCCCGATCCGCTGGTGCAGGCCTCGGCGCGGCGGACCGCAGACTATCTGCGCGCCGGAACCCGCGGGCTCGCCTCCCTGCACGGTATCCCGGTGCGCGACTTTCGCCTGTTCCTCGCGGTGAAGACACGGGTGAAGCTGGGCGCCGACCTTCGTCGGCAGGTCGAGGAGCAACTGGCGAAGATGGGCATCCGCCGTCTGCCGCCATCGGAGCTTGTCAGCTTCTACCGGCGGATATTCAACGGCGTGTTCGCGTCTGCGCCCGGCGTTTTCCTACAGGATGGGGTCGGCGGCATGCCCGCACCCTCGGTGGCCCGCCAGATCATCGAGGCGGGGCCCGACCTCTTTTTCGAGGGGCCGGAAGTTTTCCTCGGCAACCAGGTCGCACGTTGCCTGACGCCCAAGGCGCCGGCGCGGCGCATCACCGCCGAGCGCGCCAACCGGCTGATGGGCGGCATGCGCGGGAGCGCCGAAGACAGCGACCAGATCGGCGGGCCATTCCTCTCCTGTCTCTCGGTGCTGTTCGACCATTCGCAGTTCGAGATTCACAAGCGCGCGCAGATCCTCTCCGCGCAGAAGGCAGCGGGCAGCTTCGCGGTCGAGGTCGGCAAGCAGATCGAGGAGATCGGCTGGATCCTCGACGAGGCCTCGAACAGCCGGTTCGTTGCGGTGATCCCGACGATGTGGGTGCTGGGCCGCGACAGTGCGCACGCGCGCGACATGGCCGCGCGCGCCAAGCGACTGTGGGAGTCCGAACCGCTACCCTTCATGGTCCAGGAGGAGAGCTATCTGCTGCCGGTGCTGCTCGCCGCCAGCCTGCCCTTCGGCCTCTATCCCGAAAAGCGCACGATGAAGCTGCTCGAGCGCGATTTCCGGATGCCGGTCAAGGCGGCGACGCTGATGGCGCCGGTGCAGACCGATTTTCGCGGGGGCGGGCGCCCGGCGCTGCTGTACGTGGGCCGCAAGGGTCAGCTTATCACCCTCGACCTCTTCGATCCCAGGATCAACAACTACAACTTCATCGTCTCGGCCGAGTCCGGCGCGGGCAAGAGCTTCCTGCTCAACAACTTGTGCCAGCAATATTACGCGCAAGGCGCGCTGATCCGGATCATCGATATCGGCGGCAGCTATCGCAAGCTCTGCACGCTGTGCTCGGGCCGCTACATCGACATCGGCGAGGAACGGCTCGTCCTCAACCCCTTCGACATGGGGCTCGCGCTCGACGGCGAGGACAAGCAGTCGGCGATCGCCATGGCGGTCGCGATCGTCGCGGAAATGGCCAACGCCGCCACCCGCAAGCCCGTTACCACCTCGCAGTGGAATCTCCTCAAGTCCGCTGTCCAGTGGACAGTCGATGGCGGGCGCGGCGAGGACGGCATCGATGCGGTGCGCGAGTGGCTCGGCCGCTATCCCGAGAACGCCGTCTCGGACCTCGACCGCGTCGAGCATCTCGTGCCCGTCGCGCGCGAGCTCGCCTTCAACCTGCGCGATTTCGGGTCCGGGGGCGCTTACGGCCATTTCTTCAACGGGCCTTCGACCTTCGATATCCGCAGCGACGAATTCGTCGTGCTCGAGCTCGAACGGCTCAAAGCGCTGCCGGACCTCTTCAATGTCATCGTCATGGTGGTGGTCAATGCCGTCACCCAGGAGCTCTATCTCTCCGACCGCGGCCGTCCCCGCTTCGTGCTGTGCGACGAGGCCGCCCAGTTCATGACGCGTAGCGACGGGCAGGATCTCTCGCGTCTCGCCGAAGCCTTCGGCCAGGGCTATCGCCGGGCGCGCAAATACCAGGGCAGCTTCGGGATCGTCCTTCAGAGCATGAACGATCTGACGCTCTTCGGCGGCACCGGCCAGGTGATCCTCGAGAATGCGGCGACGAAATTCCTGCTGCAGGGCTCGACTTACGACAAGGCAGTCGACAACAAGATCCTCGACTATTCGGGCTTCGTCCTCGACCTCCTCAAATCGGTGCGCAACGCCAAGCCGAACTATTCCGAAGTGTTCATAGATTCGCCGCTTGGCCTGGGGATCGCGCGGCTGGTCGTCGATCCCTTCAGCTACTGGATCAACACCTCGGCGCCAGGCGAGGTCGCCGCCTTCGAGGCTCTGCTGCGTGCCGGGCGCAGCCCGCTGGAAGCGGTGTGCGAACTGGCCGGCGTCGATCCTGTACAAATCCTGGGTGATGCCGGCGGCCGGGAGCGCTGTTGGGATGGCCAATCGGATGGGGCCTCGGCATGA
- the traV gene encoding type IV conjugative transfer system lipoprotein TraV, whose amino-acid sequence MTTLRPALLALPLIGLSLSSCAAVGSVMSPYSEKFSCKNSDHGQCIHPDQAYADALAGRSSKSDPAVTNDRKLLQTGKASGAAEPKRRDAKTPALAEPAATNIGAVVESPSSPMLRPSRTVRTLILPYADKQRPGRLYMPRYIYSIVDKAIWVVGDYLVEPGGRVPAPSVLRTTRESDPAGTAELATSARRDALEPESRP is encoded by the coding sequence ATGACCACGCTACGTCCCGCATTGCTGGCTCTCCCCCTCATCGGTCTGTCCCTGTCGAGCTGCGCTGCGGTCGGTTCGGTGATGTCGCCCTACAGCGAGAAGTTCTCCTGCAAGAACAGCGACCATGGCCAGTGCATCCATCCCGATCAGGCCTATGCCGACGCGCTGGCCGGACGATCTTCCAAGTCCGATCCGGCCGTTACCAACGACCGCAAGCTGCTCCAGACGGGAAAAGCGTCAGGGGCAGCAGAGCCCAAGCGCCGCGATGCAAAGACCCCTGCCCTTGCCGAACCCGCTGCCACCAACATCGGCGCAGTGGTCGAGAGCCCTTCCTCGCCGATGCTGCGGCCATCGCGAACGGTGCGCACGCTGATCCTTCCCTATGCGGACAAGCAGCGGCCGGGTCGCCTCTATATGCCGCGCTACATCTATTCGATCGTCGACAAGGCCATATGGGTCGTCGGCGACTATCTGGTCGAACCCGGCGGCCGGGTTCCCGCGCCGTCGGTGTTGCGCACCACGCGCGAGAGCGATCCTGCAGGAACCGCTGAGCTGGCCACCAGTGCACGCCGCGACGCCCTCGAACCGGAGAGCCGGCCATGA